A genomic window from Streptomyces sp. NBC_01429 includes:
- a CDS encoding TlpA family protein disulfide reductase translates to MNSGRAPRRRPGRRPRAILPVTAVVAALTLSACTSGGKSGGGGDTNFVTNAGGISTAAVADRRPINKIAGETLEGEQFDVADLKGKVVVLNVWGSWCPPCRAEAPHFAKVAKETEAEGVAFVGINTRDPNKGPAIAFEKDYGVAYPSLYDPTGKLIVNGFPKGSLNPQSIPSTIVLDRQGKIAARSLMALNEEKLRKMIDPLIAEK, encoded by the coding sequence ATGAACTCAGGTCGCGCCCCCCGACGCCGCCCCGGCCGCCGTCCTCGCGCCATCCTGCCGGTCACGGCCGTCGTCGCCGCGCTGACGCTGTCGGCGTGCACGAGCGGCGGTAAGTCCGGGGGCGGCGGCGACACCAACTTCGTGACGAACGCCGGCGGCATCTCCACCGCCGCGGTCGCCGACCGCCGGCCGATCAACAAGATCGCGGGCGAGACCCTCGAAGGCGAGCAGTTCGACGTGGCCGACCTCAAGGGCAAGGTCGTCGTGCTGAACGTCTGGGGCTCGTGGTGCCCGCCCTGCCGCGCCGAGGCCCCGCACTTCGCCAAGGTCGCCAAGGAGACCGAGGCGGAGGGGGTCGCCTTCGTCGGGATCAACACCCGGGACCCGAACAAGGGCCCGGCGATCGCCTTCGAGAAGGACTACGGCGTCGCGTACCCGAGCCTGTACGACCCGACGGGCAAGCTGATTGTGAACGGCTTCCCCAAGGGCAGTCTCAACCCGCAGTCCATCCCCTCCACGATCGTGCTCGACCGGCAGGGGAAGATCGCGGCCCGCTCGTTGATGGCGCTCAACGAGGAGAAGCTGCGCAAGATGATCGACCCGCTGATCGCGGAGAAGTGA
- a CDS encoding cytochrome c biogenesis CcdA family protein, whose product MNQTVFSGALALAFPIAVLGGLVSFFSPCVLPLVPGYLSYVTGVSGTDLADARRGRMVAGATLFVAGFTAVFVSGGALFGFFGATLMEYQGVISKVLGVLMILMGLFFMGLMPWFTQREFRLHKRPVGGLAGAPLLGVMFGVGWTPCLGPTLTSVNTLALSEADAGRGAILMVAYCLGLGLPFVLAAVAFRKALGAFGWVKRHYAWVMRIGGGMMIATGLLLLTGAWDVIVQQMQTWSNGFTVGI is encoded by the coding sequence ATGAACCAGACGGTCTTCAGCGGAGCGCTCGCGCTCGCCTTCCCGATCGCGGTGCTGGGCGGCCTCGTCTCGTTCTTCTCGCCGTGCGTCCTGCCGCTCGTACCGGGCTACCTCTCGTACGTCACCGGGGTCAGCGGCACCGATCTCGCGGACGCCAGACGCGGCCGGATGGTCGCGGGTGCCACGCTCTTCGTGGCCGGCTTCACGGCGGTCTTCGTGTCGGGCGGCGCGCTCTTCGGCTTCTTCGGCGCGACCCTCATGGAGTACCAGGGGGTCATCTCCAAGGTGCTCGGCGTGCTGATGATCCTCATGGGGCTCTTCTTCATGGGGCTCATGCCCTGGTTCACCCAGCGCGAATTCCGCCTCCACAAGCGGCCGGTGGGCGGCCTCGCCGGCGCCCCGCTGCTCGGAGTGATGTTCGGGGTGGGCTGGACGCCCTGTCTCGGGCCCACGCTCACCTCCGTCAACACCCTCGCGCTCAGCGAGGCGGACGCGGGCCGCGGCGCGATACTGATGGTCGCGTACTGCCTCGGCCTCGGCCTGCCGTTCGTGCTCGCCGCGGTGGCGTTCCGCAAGGCCCTGGGTGCCTTCGGCTGGGTCAAGCGCCACTACGCCTGGGTCATGCGCATCGGCGGCGGAATGATGATCGCGACCGGCCTGCTGCTGCTCACCGGCGCGTGGGACGTCATCGTGCAGCAGATGCAGACCTGGTCGAACGGCTTCACGGTAGGGATCTAG
- the resB gene encoding cytochrome c biogenesis protein ResB, translating to MSKASTSDTGHDGTDTSRGADTGTGKDSGIAGAAGRTAGSVARDARDARDARELGDAGSQLSTAPREEREETAIGGPTLGVIGWIRWFWRQLTSMRVALILLFLLSLGAIPGSLIPQSSVDELKVQDFKDQHQTLAPIYDKLQLFHVYSSVWFSAIYILLFISLIGCIVPRTWQFVGQLRGRPPGAPKRLTRLPAYTTWRTTAEPEAAREAALAMLRKRRYRAHTVGDAVAAEKGYLREAGNLIFHISLIVLLTAFATGQLFKSEGGKLIVEGDGFSNTLTQYDDFKSGSLFDTENLAPFSFGLDKFTGTYERSGPQLGTPRVYRADVHYSEGPGGTEKKTSIEVNKPLVVDGSKVYLIGHGYAPVVTVRDGKGAVVFKGAVPLLPIDSNVSSTGAIKVMDGYRDKNGKKEQLGFAAFFVPTYGGGEGGATTMFSRFPALDFPVLNVGAYHGDLGVDAGLPQNVYQLNTRKMKAFKDSKGEVLKKTLLPGDKLTLPDGAGSITFEKDVKEWASFQISHQPGDGWALAGAVAAIVGLAGSLFIQRRRIWVRTVRAADGVTVVEMAGLGRSESAKLPEELADLAYTLNSEAPTAPDSAEENAGGAEK from the coding sequence ATGAGCAAGGCTTCGACGAGCGACACCGGGCACGACGGCACGGATACGAGCCGGGGTGCGGATACGGGTACGGGCAAGGACAGCGGCATCGCCGGGGCCGCCGGCAGAACGGCCGGGTCCGTCGCCCGCGACGCCCGCGACGCGCGGGACGCCCGCGAACTCGGCGACGCCGGGTCCCAGCTCTCCACCGCCCCCCGCGAGGAGCGCGAGGAGACCGCCATCGGCGGCCCCACCCTCGGCGTCATCGGCTGGATCCGCTGGTTCTGGCGACAGCTCACCTCCATGCGCGTGGCGCTGATCCTGCTCTTCCTGCTCTCCCTCGGCGCCATCCCCGGCTCCCTGATCCCGCAGAGCAGCGTGGACGAGCTGAAGGTCCAGGACTTCAAGGACCAGCACCAGACGCTCGCCCCGATCTACGACAAGCTCCAGCTCTTCCACGTCTACAGCTCGGTGTGGTTCTCCGCGATCTACATCCTGCTGTTCATCTCCCTGATCGGCTGCATCGTCCCGCGCACCTGGCAGTTCGTCGGCCAGCTGCGCGGCCGGCCGCCGGGCGCGCCCAAACGGCTCACCCGGCTGCCCGCGTACACCACCTGGCGCACGACGGCGGAGCCGGAGGCGGCCCGCGAGGCCGCGCTCGCGATGCTCAGGAAGCGCCGCTACCGCGCCCACACCGTCGGTGACGCCGTGGCCGCGGAGAAGGGCTACCTCCGCGAGGCGGGGAACCTGATCTTCCACATCTCGCTGATCGTGCTGCTCACCGCCTTCGCCACCGGACAGCTGTTCAAGTCCGAGGGCGGCAAGCTGATCGTCGAGGGCGACGGCTTCTCCAACACCCTCACCCAGTACGACGACTTCAAGTCCGGCTCCCTGTTCGACACGGAGAACCTCGCACCGTTCAGCTTCGGCCTGGACAAGTTCACCGGGACGTACGAGCGCAGCGGGCCGCAGCTGGGGACCCCGCGCGTCTACCGGGCCGATGTCCACTACAGCGAGGGACCCGGCGGTACGGAGAAGAAGACGTCCATCGAGGTCAACAAGCCCCTCGTGGTCGACGGCTCGAAGGTCTACCTGATCGGCCACGGGTACGCCCCCGTCGTCACCGTCAGGGACGGCAAGGGCGCGGTGGTCTTCAAGGGCGCCGTCCCGCTGCTGCCCATCGACAGCAACGTCTCCTCCACGGGCGCCATCAAGGTGATGGACGGCTACCGCGACAAGAACGGCAAGAAGGAGCAGCTCGGCTTCGCCGCGTTCTTCGTGCCGACCTACGGCGGCGGCGAGGGCGGCGCCACCACGATGTTCTCCCGGTTCCCCGCCCTCGACTTCCCGGTGCTCAACGTCGGCGCTTACCACGGTGACCTCGGCGTGGACGCCGGGCTGCCGCAGAACGTGTACCAGCTCAACACCCGCAAGATGAAGGCGTTCAAGGACTCCAAGGGCGAGGTCCTGAAGAAGACCCTGCTGCCGGGCGACAAGCTCACGCTGCCGGACGGCGCCGGATCCATCACCTTCGAGAAGGACGTCAAGGAGTGGGCCAGCTTCCAGATCTCGCACCAGCCGGGTGACGGCTGGGCGCTCGCCGGAGCGGTCGCCGCCATCGTCGGCCTCGCCGGTTCGCTCTTCATCCAGCGCCGCCGGATCTGGGTCCGTACGGTACGGGCCGCCGACGGCGTCACCGTCGTGGAGATGGCGGGACTCGGCCGCAGCGAGTCCGCCAAGCTCCCCGAGGAACTGGCCGATCTGGCCTACACCCTCAATTCAGAGGCGCCCACCGCGCCTGATTCCGCAGAAGAGAATGCCGGAGGGGCCGAGAAGTGA
- the ccsB gene encoding c-type cytochrome biogenesis protein CcsB, with protein sequence MNLAAATNENLANTSNVLIYSSMAVYMLAFFAHIAEWLFGSRSKTARTAAALTGDADSAAVSPAKAEKERKGGTAVLERPKVITRSAPGTRDIPDGPGAAGGDEQGDLYGRIAISLTVLAWAIEAAGVLARALSVQRAPWGNMYEFNITFSTVAVSVYLAFLVMKKNVRWLGLPLVTTVLLDLGLAVTVLYTDSDQLVPALHSYWLWIHVSTAIFCGAVFYVGAAATVLYLFRERYESKLAAGLQPGAFATSVMERLPASATLDKFGYRVNAAVFPLWTFTIIAGAIWAGDAWGRYWGWDPKEVWSFITWVAYASYLHARATAGWKGRKAAYLALLAFGCWLFNYYGVNIFVTGKHSYAGV encoded by the coding sequence GTGAATCTCGCCGCCGCAACCAATGAGAATCTGGCGAACACCAGCAATGTGCTGATCTATTCGTCGATGGCCGTCTACATGCTGGCCTTCTTCGCGCACATCGCCGAGTGGCTGTTCGGCAGCCGCTCCAAGACCGCCAGAACCGCCGCCGCGCTCACCGGTGACGCCGACTCCGCCGCCGTGAGCCCCGCGAAGGCGGAGAAGGAGCGCAAGGGCGGTACGGCCGTCCTGGAGCGGCCGAAGGTCATCACCCGCTCCGCGCCCGGAACCCGCGACATCCCGGACGGCCCCGGCGCGGCCGGCGGCGACGAGCAGGGCGATCTGTACGGCCGGATCGCCATCTCCCTCACCGTCCTCGCCTGGGCGATCGAGGCCGCCGGTGTGCTCGCCCGCGCGCTGTCCGTGCAGCGGGCGCCGTGGGGCAACATGTACGAGTTCAACATCACCTTCTCCACGGTGGCCGTGAGCGTCTATCTCGCGTTCCTCGTGATGAAGAAGAACGTCCGCTGGCTCGGCCTGCCGCTGGTCACCACGGTCCTGCTCGACCTCGGCCTCGCCGTCACCGTCCTCTACACCGACAGCGACCAGCTCGTCCCCGCGCTCCACTCGTACTGGCTGTGGATCCACGTCTCCACCGCGATCTTCTGCGGCGCCGTGTTCTACGTCGGCGCCGCCGCCACGGTCCTCTACCTCTTCCGTGAGCGCTACGAGTCGAAGCTCGCCGCCGGTCTCCAGCCCGGCGCCTTCGCCACCTCCGTCATGGAGCGGCTGCCCGCCTCGGCGACGCTCGACAAGTTCGGCTACCGCGTCAACGCCGCGGTCTTCCCGCTGTGGACCTTCACCATCATCGCGGGCGCGATCTGGGCGGGCGACGCCTGGGGCCGTTACTGGGGCTGGGACCCCAAGGAGGTCTGGTCCTTCATCACCTGGGTCGCGTACGCCAGCTATCTGCACGCCCGCGCCACCGCAGGCTGGAAGGGCCGCAAGGCCGCCTATCTGGCGCTGCTCGCCTTCGGCTGCTGGCTGTTCAACTACTACGGCGTGAACATCTTCGTGACCGGCAAGCACTCGTACGCGGGCGTCTGA
- a CDS encoding PLD nuclease N-terminal domain-containing protein: protein MLRVLMFLVPLALSIYAFIDCITTDEKEIRFLPKPIWAILVLLFPLVGSVSWLIVGRDRTTPARRGGWIAPDDNPEFLKSLKDEKDDKGEKKESEESGAGSSHLEQWEADLRRREEEIERRENGKGSTGSADDTPPKP from the coding sequence ATGCTTCGGGTGCTGATGTTTCTGGTGCCGCTGGCTCTCAGCATCTACGCCTTCATCGACTGCATCACCACCGATGAGAAGGAGATCCGTTTTCTCCCGAAACCCATCTGGGCGATCCTGGTGCTGCTCTTTCCGCTGGTCGGCTCGGTCTCCTGGCTGATCGTCGGCCGGGACCGCACGACCCCGGCCCGCCGGGGCGGCTGGATCGCGCCGGACGACAACCCGGAATTCCTCAAGTCCCTGAAGGACGAGAAGGACGACAAGGGCGAGAAGAAGGAGAGCGAGGAGAGCGGTGCCGGCTCCTCGCATCTGGAGCAGTGGGAAGCCGACCTGCGCCGCCGCGAGGAGGAGATCGAGCGCCGCGAGAACGGCAAGGGCAGCACCGGCAGCGCGGACGACACTCCGCCGAAGCCCTGA
- a CDS encoding menaquinone biosynthesis decarboxylase has product MAYDDLRSLLRALERDGDLKRIKAEVDPYLEVGEIVDRVHKAGGPALLFENVRGSSMPLAMNVYGTDRRLLKALGLKAYSDISDKIGGLLKPELPQGFIGVREAFGKLGSMAHVPPKKIKDAPVQEVVLTGDDVDLDQLPALFTWPEDGGSFFNLGLTHTKHPETGVRNLGLYRLQRHDRRTIGMHWQIHKDSRNHYQVAAKRGERLPVAIAFGCPPAVTYASTAPLPGDIDEYLFAGFLQGRRIEMVDCKTVPLQVPANAEVVIEGWLEPGKTLPEGPFGDHTGFYTPQEEFPALTIDCVTMRRRPLLQSIVVGRPPTEDGPLGRATERFFLPLLKIIVPDIVDYHLPESGGFHNCAIVSIDKKYPKHAQKVMHAIWGAHMMSLTKLIVVVDADCDVHDLHEVSWRALGNTDYARDLTVVEGPVDHLDHSSYQQFWGGKAGIDATRKLPEEGYTRDGGWPEMVESDPETAAKVDRRWREYGL; this is encoded by the coding sequence ATGGCTTACGACGATCTTCGCTCGCTCCTCCGGGCGCTGGAGCGCGACGGCGACCTCAAGCGCATCAAGGCCGAAGTCGACCCGTACCTGGAGGTCGGGGAGATCGTCGACCGGGTGCACAAGGCCGGTGGGCCCGCGCTCCTCTTCGAGAACGTACGGGGCTCCTCGATGCCCCTGGCGATGAACGTGTACGGCACGGACCGCAGGCTGCTCAAGGCGCTCGGGCTGAAGGCGTACAGCGACATCAGCGACAAGATCGGCGGGCTGCTCAAGCCGGAGCTGCCGCAGGGCTTCATCGGGGTGCGCGAGGCGTTCGGCAAGCTCGGCTCCATGGCGCACGTACCGCCGAAGAAGATCAAGGACGCGCCGGTCCAGGAAGTGGTCCTCACCGGCGACGACGTGGACCTCGACCAGCTGCCCGCGCTGTTCACCTGGCCCGAGGACGGCGGGTCGTTCTTCAACCTCGGGCTGACGCACACCAAGCACCCCGAGACCGGCGTCCGCAACCTCGGGCTCTACCGGCTCCAGCGACACGACCGGCGCACCATCGGGATGCACTGGCAGATCCACAAGGACAGCCGCAACCACTACCAGGTGGCCGCGAAGCGCGGCGAGCGGCTGCCCGTCGCGATCGCCTTCGGCTGTCCGCCCGCCGTGACGTACGCCTCCACCGCGCCGCTGCCCGGCGACATCGACGAGTACCTCTTCGCGGGCTTCTTGCAGGGCCGGCGCATCGAGATGGTCGACTGCAAGACCGTGCCGCTCCAGGTCCCGGCCAACGCCGAGGTCGTCATCGAGGGGTGGCTGGAGCCGGGGAAGACGCTGCCGGAGGGCCCGTTCGGGGACCACACCGGCTTCTACACCCCGCAGGAGGAGTTCCCGGCGCTCACCATCGACTGCGTGACGATGCGCAGGCGCCCGCTGCTCCAGTCGATCGTGGTCGGCAGGCCGCCGACCGAGGACGGGCCGCTGGGACGGGCGACGGAACGGTTCTTCCTGCCGCTGCTGAAGATCATCGTGCCGGACATCGTGGACTACCACCTGCCCGAGTCCGGCGGCTTCCACAACTGTGCGATCGTCTCGATCGACAAGAAGTACCCCAAGCACGCGCAGAAGGTGATGCACGCGATCTGGGGTGCGCACATGATGTCGCTGACCAAACTGATCGTGGTCGTCGACGCGGACTGCGATGTCCACGATCTGCACGAGGTGTCCTGGCGGGCGCTCGGCAACACCGACTACGCGCGCGACCTCACCGTGGTGGAGGGACCGGTCGACCATCTCGACCACTCCTCCTACCAGCAGTTCTGGGGCGGCAAGGCGGGCATCGACGCGACGCGCAAGCTCCCCGAGGAGGGGTACACACGGGACGGGGGCTGGCCGGAGATGGTCGAGTCCGACCCGGAGACGGCGGCGAAGGTCGACCGCCGGTGGAGGGAGTACGGGCTGTGA
- the mqnP gene encoding menaquinone biosynthesis prenyltransferase MqnP: MTSAAAALPQPPSRTRGFLRLVMIEHSVFALPFAYIAALTAMFQLDGDILWGRLLLITVAMVGLRTFAMACNRIIDREIDARNPRTAGRELVTGAVSVRSAWTGALIALAVFLGAAAALNPLCLALAPVAVIPMVVYPYGKRFTNFPHAILGIAQAMGPVGAWLAVTGSWSWDAVILGLAVGVWIGGFDLIFACQDVQADRAHGVKSVPARFGIPAALYGARCAHVVTSALLVWYAVATDAGAFFWIGLAIVGGAFLYEHTIVKPHDLSRLNRAFFSVNGFIGIALFVCALCDLLARGLTV; the protein is encoded by the coding sequence GTGACCAGCGCCGCCGCGGCACTGCCGCAACCGCCGAGCAGGACCAGGGGCTTTCTGCGGCTGGTGATGATCGAGCACTCGGTCTTCGCCCTGCCGTTCGCCTATATCGCCGCGCTCACCGCGATGTTCCAGCTCGACGGCGACATCCTCTGGGGCCGGCTGCTGCTGATCACGGTCGCCATGGTCGGACTCCGTACGTTCGCGATGGCCTGCAACCGGATCATCGACCGCGAGATCGACGCCCGTAACCCGCGCACGGCGGGCCGTGAGCTGGTGACGGGCGCGGTGTCGGTGCGGTCGGCCTGGACCGGCGCGCTCATCGCCCTCGCCGTCTTCCTGGGCGCGGCCGCCGCGCTCAACCCGCTGTGCCTGGCGCTGGCGCCCGTCGCGGTGATCCCGATGGTGGTCTATCCGTACGGGAAGAGGTTCACGAACTTCCCGCACGCCATCCTGGGCATCGCCCAGGCCATGGGCCCCGTCGGCGCCTGGCTCGCGGTGACCGGGAGCTGGTCCTGGGACGCGGTGATCCTCGGACTGGCGGTCGGCGTCTGGATCGGCGGCTTCGACCTGATCTTCGCCTGCCAGGACGTCCAGGCGGACCGCGCGCACGGAGTGAAGTCCGTGCCGGCCCGCTTCGGCATCCCGGCCGCGCTGTACGGGGCGCGCTGCGCCCATGTCGTCACCTCGGCGCTGCTGGTCTGGTACGCGGTGGCCACGGACGCCGGGGCGTTCTTCTGGATCGGGCTGGCGATCGTCGGCGGAGCCTTCCTCTACGAGCACACGATCGTGAAGCCGCACGACCTCTCGCGGCTGAACCGGGCGTTCTTCTCCGTGAACGGCTTCATCGGGATCGCCCTGTTCGTGTGCGCGCTGTGCGATCTGCTGGCGCGCGGCCTCACGGTCTGA
- a CDS encoding rhomboid family intramembrane serine protease, translating to MPYPTVDSTQKGRAARMKPAAALMIGWVALLWVIEAVNSSTDALATYGLSPREFGELRDVIPMAFLHHGFDHLMSNTVPLLILGFLAALTGLRRFAAVVLTIMVVGGLGVWITAADHTVTAGASGVVFGLLGYLLVRGFVDRNAVDIVTGLLVLLFYGSALWGVLPTNSAVSWQGHLFGLIGGVMAAFMYRRPPPINERIS from the coding sequence ATGCCGTATCCGACCGTGGATTCGACCCAGAAGGGCCGGGCCGCGCGCATGAAACCGGCCGCGGCGCTGATGATCGGCTGGGTCGCGCTGCTCTGGGTCATCGAGGCGGTGAACAGCTCGACGGACGCGCTCGCCACCTACGGGCTGAGCCCCCGGGAGTTCGGCGAGCTGCGCGACGTCATCCCGATGGCCTTCCTGCACCACGGCTTCGACCACCTCATGTCCAACACCGTGCCGCTGCTGATCCTCGGCTTCCTCGCCGCGCTGACCGGGCTGCGCCGCTTCGCCGCCGTCGTCCTCACCATCATGGTCGTCGGCGGTCTCGGCGTCTGGATCACCGCGGCCGACCACACGGTGACGGCGGGCGCCTCGGGCGTCGTCTTCGGTCTGCTCGGCTATCTGCTGGTGCGGGGCTTCGTCGATCGCAACGCGGTGGACATCGTCACCGGTCTGCTGGTGCTCCTGTTCTACGGCTCCGCGCTGTGGGGCGTGCTGCCGACCAACTCGGCCGTCAGCTGGCAGGGCCATCTCTTCGGGCTGATCGGCGGGGTGATGGCGGCGTTCATGTACCGCAGGCCGCCGCCGATCAACGAACGAATAAGCTGA
- a CDS encoding UbiX family flavin prenyltransferase gives MKPGPYADQQSPRQPRRPWVVGVSGASGTPYAAAVLRGLLDAGQRVDLVVSRASRLTLLDETGIAFRDAHWRDDLRTWLARGADGKPDTFDPCLDDVRHWSAGDLAAGPSSGSYPVQGMLIVPASTACVAGVALGLSKDLLQRAASVTLKERRRLVVAVRETPLNGQTLRHLVALDEAGAVVLPASPAFYAGATHIQDLVDFVAGRVLDAAGVAHGLYRRWEGELGGSRADS, from the coding sequence GTGAAGCCCGGACCGTACGCAGACCAGCAGAGCCCGCGACAGCCCCGGCGGCCCTGGGTCGTCGGGGTCTCCGGCGCGTCGGGGACGCCGTACGCCGCCGCCGTGCTGCGCGGTCTGCTGGACGCCGGACAGCGCGTGGATCTCGTGGTGAGCCGCGCGTCGCGGCTGACGCTGCTGGACGAGACGGGCATCGCCTTCCGCGACGCGCACTGGCGCGACGATCTGCGGACCTGGCTGGCGCGGGGCGCCGACGGGAAGCCGGACACCTTCGACCCGTGCCTGGACGACGTGCGGCACTGGAGCGCCGGTGACCTGGCCGCCGGGCCGTCCTCCGGCTCGTATCCCGTCCAGGGGATGCTGATCGTGCCCGCGTCGACGGCGTGCGTGGCCGGGGTGGCGCTCGGCCTCTCGAAGGACCTGCTCCAGCGCGCGGCGAGCGTGACCCTGAAGGAGCGCCGCAGGCTGGTCGTCGCCGTACGGGAGACGCCGCTGAACGGGCAGACGCTCAGGCACCTCGTGGCGCTGGACGAGGCCGGGGCCGTGGTGCTGCCCGCCTCCCCGGCGTTCTACGCGGGCGCGACGCACATCCAGGACCTGGTGGACTTCGTCGCCGGGCGGGTGCTGGACGCGGCGGGGGTGGCGCACGGGCTGTACCGCCGCTGGGAAGGCGAACTGGGCGGTTCCCGCGCCGACAGCTAA
- a CDS encoding Lrp/AsnC family transcriptional regulator — protein sequence MDTVDRQLIQALRENGRASYAELGRLVGLSGPSVTDRINRLETAGVITGYRATVDSASLGLGVTALIGISLSDAADHEDVARRMRDLGEIEDCWFIAGDDSYMLKVRAGDVDGLEKTIGRLSGTKGVSRTRTTIVLSTKWENRVGELPEE from the coding sequence ATGGACACCGTGGACAGGCAGCTCATCCAGGCACTCAGGGAGAACGGCAGAGCCTCCTACGCCGAGCTGGGCCGGCTCGTCGGGCTCTCCGGGCCCAGCGTCACCGACCGCATCAACCGGCTCGAAACGGCGGGCGTCATCACCGGCTACCGCGCGACGGTCGACTCGGCCTCGCTCGGGCTCGGTGTCACCGCGCTGATCGGGATCTCCCTCTCCGACGCGGCCGACCACGAGGACGTGGCCCGCCGGATGCGCGATCTCGGGGAGATCGAGGACTGCTGGTTCATCGCGGGCGACGACTCGTACATGCTCAAGGTCAGGGCCGGTGACGTGGACGGCCTGGAGAAGACGATCGGCCGGCTGAGCGGCACGAAGGGCGTCTCCCGGACCCGTACCACCATCGTTCTCTCCACGAAGTGGGAGAACCGGGTCGGTGAACTTCCCGAGGAGTGA
- the mqnE gene encoding aminofutalosine synthase MqnE: protein MTASVQDVGRKRELEEKVRAGERLTREDGIALYESDDLAWLGGLAHEVRTRKNGDVVHFNVNRHLNMTNVCTASCAYCSFQRKPGEKDAYTMRIEEAVRLAKAMEGESLTELHIVNGLHPTLPWRYYPRSLSALKEALPQVSLKAFTATEIHHFETISGLSASEILDELIEAGLESLTGGGAEIFDWEVRQHIVDHNTHWEDWSRIHRLAHEKGLKTPATMLYGHIEEPRHRVDHVLRLRELQDETGGFQVFIPLRYQHDFVDMKDGKVRNRLQARTTMATGAEALKTFAVSRLLFDNVPHVKVFWVMHGVQTAQLALQHGADDMDGSVVEYKITHDADNYGTPNKLGRDDLLDLIRDAGFRPVERNTRYEIIREYPGPDADRRESPQPMRV from the coding sequence ATGACTGCATCTGTCCAGGATGTAGGTCGCAAGCGCGAGCTGGAGGAGAAGGTCAGGGCCGGTGAGCGGCTGACCCGTGAGGACGGCATCGCCCTCTACGAGTCGGACGACCTGGCCTGGCTCGGCGGCCTCGCGCACGAGGTGCGCACGCGCAAGAACGGCGACGTGGTCCACTTCAACGTCAACCGTCACCTCAACATGACGAACGTGTGCACGGCGTCCTGCGCCTACTGCTCGTTCCAGCGCAAGCCGGGCGAGAAGGACGCGTACACGATGCGCATCGAGGAGGCCGTCCGCCTCGCCAAGGCGATGGAGGGCGAGAGCCTCACCGAGCTGCACATCGTCAACGGCCTGCACCCCACGCTGCCCTGGCGCTACTACCCGCGCTCGCTCAGCGCGCTCAAGGAAGCCCTCCCGCAGGTCTCCCTGAAGGCGTTCACCGCCACCGAGATCCACCACTTCGAGACGATCTCGGGACTCTCGGCCTCCGAGATCCTCGACGAGCTGATCGAGGCCGGGCTGGAATCCCTGACCGGCGGCGGCGCCGAGATCTTCGACTGGGAGGTCCGCCAGCACATCGTGGACCACAACACCCACTGGGAAGACTGGTCGCGCATCCACCGGCTGGCCCACGAGAAGGGGCTCAAGACCCCGGCCACGATGCTCTACGGCCACATCGAGGAGCCCCGCCACCGGGTGGACCACGTGCTGCGGCTGCGCGAACTCCAGGACGAGACCGGCGGCTTCCAGGTCTTCATCCCGCTGCGCTACCAGCACGACTTCGTGGACATGAAGGACGGCAAGGTCCGCAACCGCCTCCAGGCCCGTACGACGATGGCCACCGGCGCCGAGGCCCTGAAGACCTTCGCGGTCTCCCGGCTGCTCTTCGACAACGTGCCGCACGTCAAGGTCTTCTGGGTGATGCACGGCGTCCAGACCGCGCAGCTCGCGCTCCAGCACGGCGCGGACGACATGGACGGCTCCGTCGTCGAGTACAAGATCACCCACGACGCGGACAACTACGGCACGCCCAACAAGCTCGGCCGTGACGACCTGCTCGACCTGATCCGCGACGCGGGCTTCCGTCCCGTCGAGCGCAACACCCGGTACGAGATCATCCGCGAGTACCCCGGTCCCGACGCGGACCGTCGCGAGTCTCCCCAGCCGATGCGGGTCTGA
- a CDS encoding GNAT family N-acetyltransferase: MALTFTLDPPVDRALRDGILALWVDVTHAGGAVGFVPPVTAEAIRPELVKHFAAMAEGRCRLLVGYDEEGAVAATAFLVLNTHQLMRHWLWLYTVMVHPRHQGRGYGRDLLAAAAGSARSIDGIESIRLTCRGGTGLDAFYAGCGYKEVGRVPDAIRVAPGDDRDDIMMTLPLNRY, translated from the coding sequence ATGGCACTCACCTTCACGCTGGACCCGCCGGTCGACCGCGCCCTGCGCGACGGCATCCTCGCCCTGTGGGTCGACGTCACCCACGCGGGCGGCGCGGTCGGCTTCGTACCGCCGGTGACGGCCGAGGCGATCCGGCCCGAGCTGGTCAAGCACTTCGCCGCGATGGCCGAGGGCCGCTGCCGGCTGCTGGTCGGGTACGACGAGGAGGGCGCCGTCGCGGCGACGGCGTTCCTCGTGCTCAACACCCACCAGCTGATGCGCCACTGGCTCTGGCTGTACACGGTCATGGTGCACCCGCGCCACCAGGGCCGGGGATACGGCCGCGACCTCCTGGCGGCGGCGGCCGGATCCGCCCGGTCCATCGACGGCATCGAGTCGATCCGGCTCACCTGCCGGGGCGGTACGGGCCTGGACGCGTTCTACGCCGGGTGCGGCTACAAGGAGGTCGGGCGGGTGCCCGACGCGATCAGGGTCGCCCCGGGGGACGACCGCGACGACATCATGATGACGCTCCCGCTGAACCGGTACTGA